The following are encoded together in the Myxococcus guangdongensis genome:
- a CDS encoding TIGR00266 family protein, whose translation MAQMHEVDFHIYGDDLQFVEVELDPQEAAVAEAGTLMYMEDGIEMETIFGDGSEKKSGLLGSLLGAGKRLLTGESLFTTVFLNRGGGKRKVAFAAPYPGKIIPVNLGELGGELIAQKDSFLAAAKGVSLGIAFQKKLGTGLFGGEGFIMQRLQGDGLAFIHAGGTLRERTLGPGELLRVDTGCIVAFQPTVDYDIQMVSGIKTAFFGGEGLFFATLRGPGKVWLQSLPFSRLAGRILSAARPGGSRDEGSVLGNVGLGSLLGDD comes from the coding sequence ATGGCGCAGATGCACGAGGTCGACTTCCACATCTACGGCGATGACCTGCAGTTCGTCGAGGTGGAGCTGGACCCGCAGGAGGCGGCGGTGGCCGAGGCCGGCACCCTCATGTACATGGAGGACGGCATCGAGATGGAGACCATCTTCGGTGACGGCTCGGAGAAGAAGAGCGGCCTCCTGGGCTCGCTGCTCGGCGCGGGCAAGCGCCTGCTGACGGGCGAGTCGCTCTTCACCACCGTCTTCCTCAACCGGGGCGGCGGCAAGCGCAAGGTGGCCTTCGCGGCGCCCTACCCCGGGAAGATCATCCCGGTGAACCTGGGCGAGCTCGGCGGCGAGCTGATTGCCCAGAAGGACAGCTTCCTCGCGGCGGCGAAGGGCGTGTCGCTGGGCATCGCGTTCCAGAAGAAGCTGGGCACGGGCCTGTTCGGCGGCGAGGGCTTCATCATGCAGCGGCTGCAGGGAGACGGGCTCGCGTTCATCCACGCGGGTGGCACGCTGCGCGAGCGCACGCTGGGCCCGGGCGAGCTCTTGCGCGTGGACACCGGCTGTATCGTCGCGTTCCAACCGACGGTGGACTACGACATCCAGATGGTGAGCGGCATCAAGACGGCCTTCTTCGGCGGCGAGGGTCTGTTCTTCGCCACACTGCGAGGCCCGGGCAAGGTGTGGCTCCAGTCGCTGCCCTTCAGCCGGCTCGCGGGTCGCATCCTCTCCGCCGCGCGCCCAGGTGGCTCGCGGGATGAGGGCAGCGTGCTCGGCAACGTCGGACTCGGTTCGCTGCTCGGCGACGACTGA
- a CDS encoding LysR family transcriptional regulator, whose amino-acid sequence MIQLQRLEGFYRVARAEGYARAVRSFPYPITQPGIHQQVKRLESEVGVALFERVGKDRVVLTPEGRALYSHVAPFLEGLDAVVQSLRKGEVGGTLRIHASGHVLRHLLPAWLRRLQARRPDIEVVLHESKVPAVDILSAGDTDLVVDHLPEVPEDVETRVVGHTAPFLVLPSNHPQAKSRRVRLDLLRDDAFIAYSTDKYLRELQLGELARAGVRPRRLHAADSSETILGFVSAGLGYSLLASLLPGGPREAGVVARPLPGAPSGAIHAAWRRSSARSPLIQAALSLAPKP is encoded by the coding sequence ATGATTCAGCTCCAGCGCCTCGAGGGCTTCTACCGCGTGGCCCGCGCCGAAGGCTACGCGCGAGCCGTCCGCTCATTCCCGTACCCCATCACCCAACCCGGCATCCATCAGCAGGTCAAGCGGCTGGAGTCCGAGGTGGGCGTGGCGCTCTTCGAGCGCGTGGGCAAGGACCGCGTGGTGCTCACCCCCGAGGGCCGCGCGCTCTACTCGCACGTCGCGCCGTTCCTGGAGGGGCTCGACGCCGTGGTGCAGTCGCTGCGCAAGGGCGAGGTGGGCGGCACGCTGCGCATCCACGCCTCCGGCCACGTCCTGCGTCACCTGCTGCCCGCGTGGCTGCGGCGGCTGCAGGCCCGACGCCCGGACATCGAGGTCGTCCTGCACGAGTCCAAGGTGCCCGCCGTGGACATCCTCTCCGCGGGCGACACGGACCTGGTGGTGGACCACCTCCCGGAGGTGCCCGAGGACGTGGAGACCCGCGTCGTGGGCCACACCGCGCCCTTCCTGGTGCTGCCCTCGAATCATCCGCAGGCGAAGAGCCGACGCGTACGGCTGGACCTGCTCCGGGACGACGCCTTCATCGCGTACAGCACGGACAAGTACCTGCGGGAGCTCCAGTTGGGGGAGCTGGCGCGCGCGGGAGTGCGGCCCCGACGGCTGCACGCGGCGGACTCGTCGGAGACCATCCTCGGCTTCGTCTCGGCGGGGCTGGGCTATTCGCTGCTCGCCTCGCTGTTGCCGGGAGGGCCTCGCGAAGCGGGCGTGGTGGCGCGGCCGTTGCCGGGTGCGCCGTCGGGCGCGATTCATGCCGCGTGGCGGCGGTCCTCCGCGCGCAGCCCGCTCATCCAGGCCGCGCTCTCGCTCGCGCCGAAGCCTTGA
- a CDS encoding cytochrome c oxidase assembly factor Coa1 family protein yields MPSRRVDSPWQSWMVAAALVLGGLGCFATGVAWVSRALFQDIEQALRRDDVHRLALRTAEATPLATERLGTPLTSSFITLRAHDATERRGGQVDFDLTVQGPKGRGVLEAQVTYTSEAWTLRRLVLRPEGGDSVELPAGGSTPALPAD; encoded by the coding sequence ATGCCTTCGCGACGCGTGGACAGCCCCTGGCAGAGCTGGATGGTGGCGGCCGCGCTCGTCCTCGGTGGGCTCGGCTGCTTCGCCACGGGGGTGGCCTGGGTGTCGCGCGCGCTCTTCCAGGACATCGAGCAAGCGCTGCGCCGTGACGACGTGCACCGCCTCGCGCTGCGCACCGCGGAGGCCACCCCGCTCGCCACCGAGCGGCTGGGCACGCCCCTGACGAGCAGCTTCATCACCCTGCGCGCCCATGACGCCACCGAGCGGCGGGGAGGCCAGGTGGACTTCGACCTCACCGTGCAAGGCCCCAAGGGGCGCGGCGTGCTGGAGGCCCAGGTGACCTACACGTCGGAGGCGTGGACGCTGCGCAGGCTGGTGCTGCGTCCGGAGGGAGGAGATTCCGTGGAGCTCCCCGCGGGAGGCAGCACGCCCGCCCTGCCTGCGGACTGA
- a CDS encoding DUF4419 domain-containing protein — MTTFAVDAVEEARTPLDTVPLGTLVGKTHWMAPGADTPVVDPQGIHPLLAAVHQAFAEHRPLVLSPDVVWLTLAQGVAQHIRLNAERLRERLVRHEGRRNLEVVVGAVPHTDEDFRAILAAFRGLLREALGPGIPRLLSCDFSTSTDIERMAGDVVLMDAMSPYFDFTLGIRCGIPRVTLLGTPEDWRAIRRRIDVIAELDLSWWTSSLIPIADELVRASEGKPDRQLWTELYKPAAAYGWDRMAGWVMRLFPYIGQSGRFDQRNPLLEQSHAEFLKSRDAALDHFDVPGVALHWVPAGLSCVPLRVHDEPMTWRETWSLEAGVLAVAVDADGALVPRAGVMVRAGGASVDELIERLVSEHSVVRATQPSTYWGLAELNALYDHLASATLFPGTRPWRVRPTSEHVEVHIPLDGGHSTPVRCVVDLPDGTVLALRSCSGRRPSCFVRLRADALEPMELPTDVTAAEMVMLDCETLRTPLRSLQRVTDIPVVGTSLTALLLRAMEQGGSTELPASGTLAEQLEAWENPGARRRLSSS, encoded by the coding sequence GTGACGACCTTCGCAGTGGACGCTGTCGAGGAAGCAAGGACTCCGCTGGACACCGTTCCGCTCGGGACGCTGGTGGGGAAGACGCACTGGATGGCGCCCGGCGCGGACACCCCGGTGGTGGACCCCCAGGGCATCCACCCGCTGCTCGCCGCCGTGCATCAGGCCTTCGCCGAGCACCGGCCCCTGGTGCTCTCTCCGGACGTGGTGTGGCTCACGCTGGCGCAGGGCGTGGCCCAGCACATCCGGCTGAATGCCGAGCGGCTTCGGGAGCGACTCGTCCGCCACGAGGGGCGCCGGAATCTCGAGGTCGTGGTGGGCGCGGTGCCTCACACGGACGAGGACTTCCGCGCCATCCTCGCGGCCTTCCGAGGGCTGCTCCGTGAGGCGCTGGGGCCGGGCATCCCCCGCCTGCTGTCGTGTGACTTCTCCACCAGCACCGACATCGAGCGCATGGCTGGCGACGTGGTCCTGATGGACGCGATGTCGCCGTACTTCGACTTCACGCTGGGCATCCGGTGCGGCATCCCCCGGGTCACCCTGCTGGGCACACCCGAGGACTGGCGGGCCATCCGCCGCCGCATCGACGTCATCGCCGAGCTGGACCTGTCCTGGTGGACGTCCTCGCTCATCCCCATCGCGGACGAGCTGGTGCGCGCCTCGGAGGGGAAGCCGGACCGTCAGCTGTGGACGGAGCTCTACAAGCCCGCGGCCGCGTATGGCTGGGACCGCATGGCGGGCTGGGTGATGCGGCTGTTCCCGTACATCGGCCAGTCCGGACGCTTCGACCAGCGCAACCCCCTGCTCGAGCAGTCCCACGCGGAGTTCTTGAAGTCGCGGGACGCGGCCCTGGACCACTTCGATGTGCCGGGCGTCGCGCTGCACTGGGTCCCCGCGGGCTTGTCGTGTGTGCCATTGCGCGTTCACGACGAGCCGATGACCTGGCGGGAGACGTGGTCCCTGGAGGCGGGCGTGCTCGCGGTGGCGGTGGATGCCGACGGGGCCCTCGTGCCGCGCGCGGGCGTCATGGTCCGCGCGGGGGGCGCCTCGGTGGATGAGCTCATCGAGCGGCTCGTCTCGGAGCACTCCGTCGTCCGAGCCACCCAGCCGAGCACGTACTGGGGCCTCGCGGAGCTCAACGCGCTCTATGACCACCTGGCCAGCGCCACGCTCTTCCCGGGGACACGGCCCTGGCGCGTACGGCCCACCTCCGAGCACGTCGAGGTCCACATCCCTCTCGACGGCGGCCACTCCACGCCGGTGCGCTGCGTGGTGGACCTGCCGGATGGGACGGTGCTCGCGTTGCGCTCCTGCAGTGGTCGGCGTCCCTCCTGCTTCGTGCGGTTGCGCGCGGACGCGCTCGAACCGATGGAGCTGCCGACCGACGTGACGGCCGCCGAGATGGTGATGCTGGACTGCGAGACGCTGCGCACCCCACTGCGCTCCCTCCAGCGGGTCACGGACATCCCCGTCGTGGGGACCTCTCTCACGGCGCTGCTCCTCCGGGCGATGGAGCAGGGCGGCTCCACCGAGCTGCCCGCGTCGGGCACGCTCGCCGAGCAGTTGGAGGCCTGGGAGAACCCTGGGGCCCGAAGGCGACTGTCGTCCTCCTGA
- a CDS encoding SIR2 family NAD-dependent protein deacylase, translating into MTSSGFDALLEAVRGPASAHVLVITGAGISLASGIPTFRGTDPGAVWSNEVMEKGTHAFFRRAPHESWKMYLQRFELARAAKPNAAHQALVAWEAWQEAKGRGFAIVTQNVDSLHEDAGSRELVKVHGSLRLARCSAQGCALGAPRGTVPLASVDFSAFHANPSPETVPRCPRCNSRLRPHVLWFDENYTEHDSYEIERTLILARQSRVIVFVGTSFSVGVTDMVYRRGRKLDARMFSIDPSNVSLDLGIEPVTARADDALPELVRALQS; encoded by the coding sequence ATGACGTCTTCGGGATTCGACGCGCTCCTCGAGGCCGTGCGCGGACCGGCTTCGGCGCACGTCCTCGTCATCACGGGCGCGGGCATCAGTCTGGCCAGTGGCATTCCGACGTTCCGGGGCACGGACCCGGGCGCGGTCTGGTCCAACGAGGTGATGGAGAAGGGGACCCACGCGTTCTTCCGACGCGCGCCGCACGAGTCCTGGAAGATGTACCTCCAGCGCTTCGAGCTGGCGCGGGCCGCGAAGCCGAACGCGGCGCACCAGGCGCTCGTGGCGTGGGAGGCGTGGCAGGAGGCGAAGGGACGCGGCTTCGCCATCGTCACCCAGAACGTGGACTCGCTGCACGAGGACGCCGGGAGTCGGGAGCTGGTGAAGGTGCATGGGAGTCTGCGATTGGCGCGCTGCTCCGCCCAGGGCTGCGCGCTGGGGGCGCCTCGCGGCACGGTGCCGCTGGCGTCGGTGGACTTCTCGGCGTTCCACGCGAACCCGAGCCCGGAGACGGTGCCGCGCTGCCCTCGCTGCAACAGCCGCCTGCGGCCCCACGTGCTCTGGTTCGATGAGAACTACACGGAGCACGACAGCTACGAAATCGAGCGGACGCTCATCCTGGCGCGACAGAGCCGCGTGATTGTCTTCGTCGGGACGTCCTTCTCCGTGGGTGTGACGGACATGGTCTACCGACGGGGCCGGAAGCTGGATGCGCGGATGTTCAGCATCGACCCGTCGAACGTGTCGCTGGACCTGGGCATCGAGCCGGTGACGGCCCGCGCCGACGATGCCCTGCCGGAGCTGGTTCGCGCGCTCCAGTCCTGA
- a CDS encoding metallophosphoesterase has product MAESSQGVEQESRQRRAGPGRVLRWLMSLGGILALMGGLHAYLAVRLFVSPAWPSPWGALGVVLMVLLFVSIPAGLFAGRGEPSTAQRVLQWTSFLWLGSFGILLSAVVVADVVGAVLGWTGVVPDALLLARGKALVVGAVTVPAVLYAFVTARGRATVEHVTVPMTGLGPGLAGLRVVQISDVHVGPTLDGRWLRRVVEQVNALKPDIIAVTGDLVDGHVEALREEVHPLAELRASLGVFYVTGNHEYYHGGPAWEAEVARLGLTVLRNSHRVVERDGARLVVAGVTDHDAGHIIPEHASRPSVALANAPEGVPVVLLAHQPRSALHVARDGVRVDLQLSGHTHGGQVFPFMFFIKLQQPVVQGLATIAGVRVYTHRGTGYWGPPLRLGPSPEIAELTLVPATA; this is encoded by the coding sequence GTGGCGGAGTCGTCTCAAGGGGTGGAGCAGGAGTCACGACAGCGCCGCGCGGGCCCGGGACGGGTGCTGCGCTGGCTGATGTCCCTGGGCGGCATCCTCGCGCTGATGGGCGGGCTGCACGCGTACCTGGCGGTGCGCCTGTTCGTGAGCCCGGCGTGGCCCTCGCCCTGGGGCGCTCTGGGCGTGGTGCTGATGGTGCTGCTCTTCGTGTCGATTCCGGCCGGACTGTTCGCGGGACGGGGCGAGCCCTCGACGGCCCAGCGCGTGCTGCAGTGGACGTCGTTCCTGTGGCTGGGGAGCTTCGGCATCCTGCTCAGCGCCGTGGTGGTGGCGGACGTGGTGGGCGCGGTGCTGGGGTGGACGGGCGTGGTGCCGGACGCGCTGCTGCTCGCGCGCGGCAAGGCGCTCGTGGTGGGCGCGGTGACGGTGCCCGCGGTGCTCTACGCGTTCGTGACGGCGCGAGGGCGCGCGACGGTGGAGCACGTGACGGTGCCCATGACGGGGCTCGGGCCGGGACTCGCGGGCCTGCGGGTGGTGCAGATTTCGGATGTCCACGTGGGCCCCACGCTGGATGGCCGGTGGCTGCGGCGCGTGGTGGAGCAGGTGAACGCGCTGAAGCCCGACATCATCGCGGTGACGGGCGACCTGGTCGACGGGCACGTGGAGGCGCTGCGTGAGGAGGTGCATCCCCTGGCGGAGCTGCGCGCGTCGCTCGGCGTGTTCTACGTGACGGGCAATCACGAGTACTACCACGGCGGTCCCGCCTGGGAGGCGGAGGTGGCGCGGCTGGGGCTCACCGTGCTGCGCAACTCGCACCGCGTGGTGGAGCGCGATGGCGCGCGGTTGGTGGTCGCGGGCGTGACGGACCACGACGCGGGACACATCATCCCGGAGCATGCGAGCCGTCCCTCGGTCGCGCTCGCGAACGCGCCCGAGGGTGTGCCGGTGGTGCTGCTGGCGCATCAGCCCCGCTCTGCGCTGCACGTGGCGCGCGACGGCGTGCGCGTGGACCTGCAGCTGTCCGGACACACGCATGGCGGGCAGGTGTTCCCGTTCATGTTCTTCATCAAGCTGCAGCAGCCCGTGGTGCAAGGGCTCGCGACCATCGCCGGCGTGCGCGTGTACACGCACCGGGGCACGGGGTACTGGGGCCCGCCGCTGCGCCTGGGGCCGTCTCCTGAAATCGCGGAGCTGACGCTGGTGCCGGCGACAGCTTGA
- a CDS encoding eCIS core domain-containing protein, whose amino-acid sequence MSRVSGVPARLADAGWGLLTGALSVVRGLVLGWVVVLSGVSRGLVALVLGRRREGGFLLRRGLVRVAQLPLDAVLMLAGRMVSAVQVLLGLEPVGRRLTGFEVALLRPVFGTSLDYAAVRVKEGPVGVLGIPGRAFAHGDTVFIPPRSGPTDVALLTHELTHVWQHQHGGTAYLSAALAAQFWGDGYDWRKGVRDGLRWEELNPEQQAQLIEDATVAGLVHPDHAELSQRVRLKGWTEASLPVLDEALASLRAGRGAP is encoded by the coding sequence GTGAGTCGGGTGTCTGGGGTTCCCGCCCGTCTGGCGGACGCGGGGTGGGGTCTGCTCACCGGCGCGTTGAGCGTCGTGCGCGGCCTGGTGCTCGGTTGGGTGGTGGTGCTCTCGGGCGTGTCGCGAGGGCTCGTGGCGCTCGTCCTGGGGCGTCGGCGCGAGGGCGGGTTCCTGCTGCGGCGAGGACTGGTGCGCGTGGCGCAGCTCCCGCTGGACGCGGTGCTGATGCTGGCCGGGCGGATGGTCAGCGCGGTGCAGGTGCTGCTGGGCCTGGAGCCCGTGGGGCGTCGACTCACGGGCTTCGAGGTGGCGCTGCTGCGGCCCGTGTTCGGCACGAGCCTGGACTACGCGGCGGTGCGGGTGAAGGAGGGCCCGGTGGGTGTGCTGGGGATTCCCGGGCGCGCCTTCGCGCATGGCGACACCGTGTTCATCCCGCCGAGGAGTGGACCCACGGACGTGGCGCTGCTGACGCACGAGCTGACGCACGTGTGGCAACACCAGCACGGAGGCACGGCGTACTTGAGCGCCGCGCTCGCCGCGCAGTTCTGGGGAGATGGGTACGACTGGCGCAAGGGCGTGCGTGACGGGCTGCGCTGGGAGGAGCTCAATCCCGAGCAGCAGGCGCAGCTCATCGAGGACGCCACCGTGGCGGGCCTGGTCCATCCAGACCACGCGGAGCTGTCCCAGCGGGTCCGACTGAAGGGGTGGACCGAGGCCTCGCTTCCGGTGCTCGACGAGGCCCTGGCGAGCCTGCGCGCGGGACGTGGCGCGCCGTAG
- a CDS encoding putative NPN-dependent ornithine cyclodeaminase has protein sequence MSTSIPHPDFAAERFTRCPDARFEPAPADGVLPEGFFTTTNLPTYVRVDGAWRMPREPRMDGALVLDAQGELWIREGRRVRAGERVVVGHAEDGSEGVYVNMAYLGGGGEGEFKFMTSEVSREKPIDYAQMARVLVEERERGGYPIWVTGPALVHSRARADMTWFIANGFVGALLAGNAVAVHDIEASIFGTTLGMSGTGEATSGGHGLHMRAINKVRAAGSIAKAVEAGVITNGIMHACVVHKVPFVLTGSIRDDGPLPDVVTDNVGGQDAMRQHAKKATMAVLVATALHAIATGNMLPAFVTEKDGSLRELATICVDSSEFVVSKLKDRGTHQAFGVVTNAQDFMHILRLYVERELSARKT, from the coding sequence GTGAGCACCTCCATCCCCCATCCCGATTTCGCGGCCGAGCGGTTCACCCGTTGCCCGGACGCTCGCTTCGAACCCGCGCCCGCGGACGGCGTGCTGCCGGAGGGTTTCTTCACCACCACCAACCTGCCCACCTACGTGCGAGTCGACGGCGCGTGGCGCATGCCGCGCGAGCCGCGCATGGACGGCGCGCTGGTGCTGGATGCACAGGGCGAGTTGTGGATTCGCGAGGGACGCCGCGTGAGGGCGGGCGAGCGCGTGGTGGTGGGCCACGCGGAGGACGGCTCCGAGGGCGTGTACGTGAACATGGCGTACCTCGGTGGCGGCGGGGAGGGCGAGTTCAAGTTCATGACGAGCGAGGTGTCTCGCGAGAAGCCCATCGACTACGCGCAGATGGCGCGGGTGCTGGTGGAGGAGCGCGAGCGCGGTGGCTATCCCATCTGGGTGACGGGGCCGGCGCTGGTGCACTCGCGGGCGCGCGCGGACATGACGTGGTTCATCGCCAACGGCTTCGTGGGCGCGCTGCTCGCGGGCAACGCGGTGGCGGTGCACGACATCGAGGCGTCCATCTTCGGCACCACCCTGGGCATGAGCGGCACGGGCGAGGCCACCAGCGGAGGCCACGGCCTGCACATGCGCGCCATCAACAAGGTGCGCGCGGCGGGCTCCATCGCCAAGGCGGTGGAGGCGGGCGTCATCACCAACGGCATCATGCACGCGTGCGTGGTGCACAAGGTCCCCTTCGTCCTCACCGGCTCCATCCGGGATGACGGCCCGCTGCCGGACGTGGTGACGGACAACGTGGGTGGGCAGGACGCCATGCGCCAGCATGCGAAGAAGGCGACCATGGCGGTGCTGGTGGCCACGGCGCTGCACGCCATCGCCACCGGCAACATGCTCCCCGCGTTCGTCACGGAGAAGGACGGCTCGCTGCGCGAGCTGGCCACCATCTGCGTGGACTCGTCCGAGTTCGTGGTCAGCAAGCTGAAGGACCGGGGCACGCACCAGGCCTTCGGCGTGGTGACCAACGCCCAGGACTTCATGCACATCCTGCGGTTGTACGTGGAGCGCGAGCTGTCCGCCCGGAAGACCTGA
- a CDS encoding YiaA/YiaB family inner membrane protein yields MSRSTPKVVVAHSSAWVIQVWLSFALSVGVTAIGIWHLPVDTWVKSFMAMGLLFSVGSAFSLSKTVRDQHEMEQLGARLDEARVAKMLSEHDPMAPPKL; encoded by the coding sequence ATGTCCCGTTCCACGCCCAAGGTCGTCGTCGCGCACAGCTCCGCCTGGGTCATCCAGGTCTGGCTGTCCTTCGCCCTCTCCGTGGGTGTCACCGCCATCGGCATCTGGCACCTGCCGGTGGACACGTGGGTGAAGTCCTTCATGGCCATGGGGTTGTTGTTCAGCGTGGGCTCCGCGTTCAGCCTGTCGAAGACGGTTCGCGACCAGCATGAGATGGAGCAGCTCGGCGCCCGCCTGGATGAGGCGCGCGTGGCGAAGATGCTCTCCGAGCACGACCCCATGGCGCCTCCGAAGCTGTAG
- a CDS encoding LysM peptidoglycan-binding domain-containing protein → MSYRIQSGDTLSALALRYGTTVDALQQANPQIKNVDLIYTGDTLNIPGAKDGFDASPSRSGPNLTGGTTNYPANMTTGEGTQGPGGSPFDIARSHLNKNAGSLKLERSGVGADMEDWVPNNVNCANFVSACLEQAGQISDAQHDNSVMGLQAKLDRDPNFKRVSLQDAKPGDVVSMKVGSGQHVVMFAGWENGKPMFIGSNNVNSDGSQRITISSMNYPIMSVHQYQG, encoded by the coding sequence ATGAGCTACCGCATCCAGTCCGGCGACACCCTGTCCGCGCTCGCGCTTCGCTACGGCACCACCGTGGACGCCCTGCAGCAGGCGAACCCCCAAATCAAGAACGTGGACCTCATCTACACGGGGGACACGCTCAACATCCCCGGCGCCAAGGACGGCTTCGACGCGTCCCCGTCGCGCTCGGGCCCGAACCTCACGGGCGGCACGACGAACTACCCCGCGAACATGACGACGGGCGAGGGCACCCAGGGTCCCGGTGGCAGCCCGTTCGACATCGCGCGCTCGCACCTGAACAAGAACGCGGGCTCGCTGAAGCTCGAGCGCAGCGGAGTTGGCGCGGACATGGAGGACTGGGTCCCCAACAACGTCAACTGCGCCAACTTCGTCTCCGCGTGTCTGGAGCAGGCGGGCCAGATTTCCGACGCGCAGCATGACAACAGCGTGATGGGCCTGCAGGCCAAGCTGGACCGGGACCCGAACTTCAAGCGCGTGTCGCTCCAGGACGCCAAGCCCGGCGACGTGGTCTCCATGAAGGTGGGCAGCGGCCAGCACGTGGTGATGTTCGCCGGCTGGGAGAACGGCAAGCCGATGTTCATCGGCTCCAACAACGTCAACTCCGACGGCTCGCAGCGCATCACCATCAGCAGCATGAACTACCCCATCATGTCGGTGCACCAGTACCAGGGCTGA
- a CDS encoding ATP-grasp domain-containing protein — protein MMFQGLQLLIPAKVDPERDAVARAWEDGGGSVLRLDRFWSPPDVEPARTRLYGNDTFCLVVAQKLGLTLVSPPDDLLLQADVDQVGREVQGSTLERVVTGPFPRFIKPRVPKVFRAAVWPGPEPLLEECRGLPPETPVLSSEVVDVRAEARAWMLEGRALTCALYEGEGSIEDARAFLGTVASGEKLPRTCVLDAALVEGRGWVLLEANAAWGAGLNGCVASEAARCIACATQV, from the coding sequence ATGATGTTCCAGGGGCTCCAGTTGTTGATTCCAGCCAAGGTCGACCCGGAGCGCGACGCCGTCGCGCGCGCCTGGGAAGATGGGGGAGGCTCGGTGCTGCGACTCGACCGCTTCTGGAGCCCGCCCGACGTCGAGCCCGCGCGGACCCGGCTGTATGGCAACGACACGTTCTGCCTCGTGGTCGCCCAGAAGCTGGGCCTCACCCTCGTCTCGCCGCCCGATGACCTGTTGCTTCAGGCGGATGTGGACCAGGTGGGGCGCGAGGTACAAGGCTCCACGCTGGAGCGTGTCGTCACGGGCCCTTTCCCACGGTTCATCAAGCCGCGGGTTCCCAAGGTGTTCCGCGCGGCCGTGTGGCCGGGGCCCGAACCACTGCTCGAAGAGTGTCGGGGCTTGCCGCCCGAGACACCCGTGCTCTCGTCCGAGGTCGTCGACGTGCGAGCCGAGGCCCGTGCGTGGATGCTCGAGGGCCGCGCGCTCACGTGCGCGCTGTACGAAGGCGAAGGCAGTATCGAGGACGCGCGGGCCTTCCTGGGCACCGTGGCCAGTGGGGAGAAGCTCCCGCGCACCTGTGTCCTCGACGCGGCCCTCGTCGAGGGAAGAGGCTGGGTCCTCCTCGAAGCCAACGCCGCGTGGGGCGCGGGGCTCAACGGTTGCGTGGCGAGCGAAGCTGCTCGGTGCATCGCCTGCGCCACCCAGGTCTGA